In the Candidatus Omnitrophota bacterium genome, one interval contains:
- a CDS encoding ribosome maturation factor RimP, which translates to MSHPLEGSLVEIIKPLVEGADAELVQLSCRPSGGRLHLEILVDRTGGINLDVCADLNRKIGDVLEASGTLDQAYVLEVSSPGLDRPLSSDRDFEKALGSVLEIFSDTPGVSGVTGTLQVVEADSIQLGLESGEVIRIKRSDIGKARRKITF; encoded by the coding sequence ATGTCGCATCCACTTGAAGGGTCTTTAGTTGAGATCATCAAACCCCTGGTGGAAGGCGCGGATGCGGAACTTGTCCAACTCAGTTGCCGGCCCTCGGGAGGACGGCTCCACCTGGAAATCCTGGTGGACCGGACCGGGGGCATTAACCTGGATGTCTGCGCGGATCTCAACCGCAAGATTGGGGATGTGTTAGAGGCCTCCGGAACCCTGGATCAGGCCTATGTCTTGGAGGTTTCCTCCCCGGGCCTCGATCGTCCCCTGAGTTCGGACCGGGATTTTGAAAAGGCCTTGGGCAGTGTGCTCGAGATTTTCTCCGATACACCCGGAGTTTCGGGAGTGACCGGTACGCTCCAAGTTGTCGAAGCCGATAGCATTCAATTGGGGCTTGAAAGCGGCGAAGTCATCCGTATTAAGCGCTCCGATATTGGGAAGGCGCGACGAAAGATAACGTTTTAG